The Pelotomaculum isophthalicicum JI genome includes a window with the following:
- a CDS encoding TetR/AcrR family transcriptional regulator produces the protein MYNSFKKLHAEKRDLILQISMEEFAEKGYHKASTDTITQRAGISKGILFHYFKSKKGLFLYLVEHTRDLLEKKVMSEIEILEEGDYFERIKKMMIIKYKVALNYPTETEFAARALLTPPAEAADEIAALNAKYMEKYKEKLMQDFLYDKKLLEKLPLRVDPEKVIKASAFILEQVGAKYIEKYKSQGMYGNFDEFLEELEFFNDIIKYGVIKKNKGCHIMDKY, from the coding sequence ATGTATAACAGTTTCAAAAAGCTACATGCTGAAAAGCGCGACTTGATTTTGCAGATAAGCATGGAAGAGTTTGCAGAAAAAGGGTATCATAAAGCTTCTACAGATACCATAACCCAAAGAGCAGGAATATCCAAAGGTATACTCTTTCACTATTTTAAAAGTAAAAAAGGGCTGTTTTTGTATTTGGTTGAGCACACCAGAGATCTGCTGGAGAAAAAGGTGATGTCTGAGATAGAAATATTGGAAGAAGGTGATTATTTTGAACGTATTAAAAAAATGATGATAATAAAATATAAGGTTGCGTTGAATTATCCGACCGAAACGGAGTTTGCCGCCAGGGCTTTGCTAACTCCTCCGGCAGAAGCAGCAGATGAGATTGCAGCTCTTAATGCAAAATATATGGAAAAGTATAAAGAAAAATTAATGCAGGATTTCTTATACGATAAAAAGCTGCTTGAAAAACTCCCTCTGCGTGTAGACCCCGAAAAGGTTATAAAAGCAAGCGCTTTTATATTAGAGCAGGTAGGCGCGAAATATATAGAAAAATATAAATCGCAGGGCATGTATGGGAACTTTGATGAATTTCTTGAGGAGCTTGAATTTTTCAATGACATCATTAAATATGGTGTTATTAAAAAAAATAAGGGATGCCATATCATGGACAAATACTAA
- a CDS encoding TetR/AcrR family transcriptional regulator, translated as MPLQVYDKEKILDACLAVFARHGYKNASAVMLAEAAGVSKALIFHHFKSKKELYLCVLDRCIEKARVKLGIDVLSEYRDFFEAIDKYSPIKLDYLKKNPDVYKVAREAFYATPDELKAAIEEKYGELIAGKNVVWERLFKKVPLKEGVDRWQAFELIMIILDHFENIFLSEVKDEKDVDETYSQHFLDKMNNFLNMIRYGIER; from the coding sequence TTGCCTTTACAAGTTTACGATAAAGAAAAAATTCTGGACGCCTGTCTGGCTGTGTTTGCCCGCCACGGGTATAAAAACGCTTCGGCCGTGATGCTGGCGGAGGCGGCCGGCGTATCCAAGGCCCTCATTTTCCATCATTTTAAGAGCAAGAAAGAGCTATATCTCTGTGTTCTGGATCGGTGCATCGAAAAAGCGAGGGTGAAATTGGGCATTGACGTCCTGTCGGAATACCGGGACTTTTTTGAAGCAATAGATAAATACAGCCCCATCAAACTGGACTATCTTAAAAAGAATCCGGACGTTTACAAGGTGGCGAGGGAAGCCTTTTATGCGACGCCGGATGAACTGAAGGCGGCTATTGAAGAAAAGTACGGCGAGTTGATTGCCGGCAAGAACGTGGTGTGGGAGCGGTTGTTTAAAAAAGTCCCGCTCAAAGAAGGTGTGGACCGTTGGCAGGCGTTTGAGCTGATTATGATCATACTGGATCATTTCGAAAACATTTTTTTATCGGAAGTGAAGGACGAAAAAGATGTGGATGAAACATATTCCCAACACTTTCTCGACAAGATGAACAATTTTCTAAACATGATCCGTTATGGAATAGAACGGTAA
- the ytvI gene encoding sporulation integral membrane protein YtvI, with protein MREFYKKHWNAITNIALLLATLIIATVAFKLIIPYFLPFLLGLILAVVIEPLVNLFLRLKMPRPAATGMALLVAMGSLTAITWFAVSKIIVELAKFIANAPSYTKMLKSLTFVLIQWIQSLTQDLPPEFVSHLNKNTEKLTEIFSDRLSMLAREILRMITTLPNQLLIVIIILIATFFISKDLLKLKSRVVSSIPLEYHSKLKIMTDDLYRATIGFIRAQMILSAITGMVILVGLVFLHSEYVVTVALLGGLVSPIPVLGVGALFVPWIIFSLLGGNNYLALGLVILFAVVVIVKHSLEPKVLGENIGIDPLSVLMALYVGYELLGVYGFILGPFVLITYNALLKAKAFAWIFADEANKQQDTSGDN; from the coding sequence ATGAGAGAATTCTACAAAAAGCACTGGAACGCTATTACTAACATAGCTTTGCTATTGGCCACCCTGATCATAGCTACCGTTGCCTTCAAGCTGATTATACCTTATTTCCTTCCTTTCCTCCTAGGTTTGATTCTCGCTGTGGTTATAGAACCGTTGGTAAACCTCTTTCTTAGGCTGAAAATGCCTCGGCCGGCAGCTACAGGCATGGCTCTACTGGTCGCTATGGGATCTTTAACGGCGATAACCTGGTTCGCTGTATCAAAGATAATTGTGGAACTGGCAAAATTTATCGCTAACGCTCCATCTTATACAAAAATGTTAAAAAGCCTGACTTTTGTACTAATCCAATGGATCCAGTCCCTCACACAAGACCTGCCGCCCGAATTTGTCAGCCATCTGAACAAAAATACCGAGAAGCTCACGGAAATATTCTCCGACCGGCTTTCAATGCTGGCCAGGGAAATACTTAGAATGATTACTACCCTGCCAAACCAGTTACTTATAGTGATAATAATCCTGATAGCAACCTTTTTTATCAGCAAAGACCTCCTGAAGTTAAAAAGCAGAGTGGTATCCTCTATACCACTGGAATATCACAGCAAACTAAAAATAATGACTGACGACCTATACCGTGCCACAATCGGCTTTATCAGAGCCCAAATGATTCTTTCGGCCATTACCGGCATGGTAATCTTGGTAGGGTTGGTTTTTCTGCACTCCGAATATGTAGTTACCGTCGCCCTCCTAGGCGGTCTGGTCAGCCCAATCCCGGTGCTGGGTGTAGGAGCTCTATTCGTTCCCTGGATTATTTTCAGCCTCCTCGGTGGAAATAATTACCTGGCGCTAGGCCTGGTGATTCTTTTCGCTGTGGTTGTTATAGTCAAGCACTCCCTTGAGCCCAAGGTCCTGGGAGAGAATATCGGGATCGATCCTTTAAGCGTATTGATGGCCCTCTACGTGGGATATGAGCTTCTAGGGGTATACGGCTTCATTTTGGGACCATTTGTTTTAATCACCTATAACGCTCTGCTAAAAGCAAAAGCTTTTGCCTGGATTTTCGCTGATGAAGCGAACAAACAGCAGGACACATCCGGCGATAATTAA
- a CDS encoding type II toxin-antitoxin system prevent-host-death family antitoxin, giving the protein MKVNSTELQNNFGKYLMLAMQEDIIITRNGMEIAKLSAIRDVVSDCGTMPSMVMEVMEKAEVYGYGGRKASYEEFLELTKDTEDRYEYIDGEIYLLASPKTVHQIVLTELFVIFYNWFQGKECIPLVAPYDITLKRNPENINVVQPDIMVICDLEEKLDESDFYKGVPALVVEILSEGTRSKDLIKKLDLYMSCGVREYWIVNPINREVTVYHFEDNNISGNTTYKKPEIAQSYIFEGLSVELGRIFK; this is encoded by the coding sequence ATGAAAGTCAACTCGACGGAACTGCAGAACAACTTCGGGAAATACCTGATGCTTGCGATGCAGGAGGACATCATAATTACAAGAAATGGTATGGAAATAGCAAAACTGTCAGCTATCAGAGATGTGGTTTCGGACTGCGGTACAATGCCCAGTATGGTAATGGAGGTAATGGAAAAGGCCGAAGTATACGGTTACGGCGGCAGGAAGGCATCCTATGAGGAATTTCTGGAGCTGACCAAAGATACCGAGGATAGATATGAATACATAGATGGTGAAATATACCTGCTGGCCTCGCCTAAAACCGTGCACCAGATAGTTTTGACCGAACTGTTTGTGATTTTTTACAACTGGTTTCAGGGTAAAGAATGCATCCCCCTGGTTGCCCCTTATGATATTACACTCAAGAGAAACCCGGAGAATATTAATGTTGTCCAGCCTGACATCATGGTCATCTGCGACCTTGAGGAAAAGCTGGATGAAAGTGACTTTTACAAGGGTGTCCCGGCACTTGTGGTGGAGATTTTATCAGAGGGTACGCGGAGCAAGGATTTGATCAAAAAGCTTGACCTTTACATGTCATGCGGCGTCAGGGAATACTGGATTGTAAACCCGATAAACAGGGAAGTGACTGTTTATCATTTTGAAGACAATAACATCAGCGGCAATACCACTTACAAAAAACCAGAAATCGCGCAATCCTACATTTTTGAAGGACTGTCCGTGGAGCTTGGCAGAATCTTTAAGTGA
- a CDS encoding flavodoxin family protein translates to MKVLAINGSPRKTWNTATLLNKALEGAASQGAETELIHLYDLNFKGCLSCFACKIKGSKSYGKCAANDDLSPILKKVEEADAIILGSPIYFRTVSGEMKAFLERLMFPYITYTDPPHSLFPKRINTGFIYTMNYTQEQIEEYGLDQHLGVNEMVLQMIFGDSETIYSFDTYQFEDYLKVVADRFNPEKKAKQRKDVFPNDCEKAFEMGARFVRNAK, encoded by the coding sequence ATGAAGGTTTTAGCCATCAATGGAAGCCCAAGGAAAACATGGAATACAGCAACACTGTTGAATAAAGCGCTTGAAGGTGCCGCTTCACAAGGAGCAGAGACAGAACTAATTCATCTTTATGATCTCAACTTTAAAGGATGTTTGAGTTGTTTTGCCTGTAAGATAAAAGGTAGTAAAAGTTATGGCAAGTGTGCAGCAAATGATGATCTGTCACCAATTCTTAAAAAGGTTGAGGAAGCCGATGCCATCATACTAGGCTCTCCCATATATTTTAGAACCGTTTCTGGAGAAATGAAAGCATTTTTAGAGCGTTTGATGTTTCCGTATATAACCTATACCGATCCTCCACATTCGCTTTTCCCCAAAAGGATCAATACAGGGTTCATTTATACGATGAATTATACACAGGAGCAGATAGAAGAATATGGCTTGGATCAACACCTCGGTGTTAATGAAATGGTATTGCAGATGATATTCGGGGATTCAGAGACAATATATAGCTTTGATACTTATCAGTTTGAGGATTATTTAAAAGTGGTTGCAGACCGTTTTAACCCTGAGAAGAAGGCAAAACAGCGAAAGGACGTATTTCCAAATGATTGCGAAAAAGCCTTTGAAATGGGGGCTAGATTTGTTAGAAATGCAAAATAA
- a CDS encoding winged helix-turn-helix transcriptional regulator, with protein sequence MIKSCEPNNENYSCPIEKTLSIIGSKWTLLILRDLSNGTKRFGQLQKSLKGISPKTLSSRLQELEKEGIIIKKVYPEVPPRVEYTFTPKGERLRKIVLALADWGSEDHTALGV encoded by the coding sequence GTGATTAAATCATGTGAACCAAATAATGAAAATTATTCTTGCCCAATAGAAAAAACACTCTCTATTATTGGTAGTAAATGGACTCTGTTAATTTTGCGGGATCTTTCTAACGGGACCAAAAGATTTGGTCAATTGCAGAAATCATTGAAAGGAATTAGTCCCAAAACTCTTTCATCACGGTTGCAGGAGCTTGAGAAGGAAGGAATAATTATCAAGAAGGTATACCCGGAGGTTCCCCCGCGGGTTGAATATACTTTTACACCTAAGGGTGAAAGGTTAAGGAAGATTGTTCTTGCCTTAGCTGATTGGGGAAGTGAGGATCATACAGCGTTAGGAGTTTAA
- a CDS encoding DUF2461 family protein, with protein MGEVSFLYKYKQQTFVVEGDKYKKPLGNIESEELLEWYQRKNLYLVCNKMIDENFLKSNLLDELISGYSLITSFYHYLWKIKNMQQI; from the coding sequence ATGGGGGAGGTTTCGTTCCTATATAAATATAAGCAGCAAACCTTTGTTGTAGAAGGAGATAAATATAAAAAGCCTTTAGGTAATATTGAATCTGAAGAATTGCTTGAATGGTATCAAAGAAAGAATCTTTATTTGGTCTGTAATAAGATGATTGATGAAAATTTCTTAAAAAGTAATTTATTAGACGAATTAATTAGCGGTTACAGCCTTATAACTTCTTTTTACCATTACTTATGGAAGATTAAAAATATGCAACAAATATAG
- a CDS encoding DMP19 family protein → MGVYRADDPTNPGKDFTVKSKVYEQLTLGQRALLMFWVLYGHAHSTAEFYWFVSYYISELKVWPEIKSGIQYFGDDAMYRIYKEIEGVVKARNQEIRGKRRKDTVIDLDDNSELFATVDRLYKLYPKIAPETIKRISTYIRNNPDEFVLLED, encoded by the coding sequence ATGGGCGTGTATCGAGCCGACGATCCAACAAATCCGGGGAAAGATTTTACTGTAAAGTCCAAGGTCTATGAACAGCTGACCTTAGGACAACGTGCGTTACTAATGTTCTGGGTGCTATATGGACACGCACACTCGACGGCTGAATTTTATTGGTTTGTCTCTTATTATATCTCAGAATTGAAAGTCTGGCCGGAAATCAAGAGCGGGATACAATATTTCGGGGATGACGCCATGTATCGGATATATAAGGAAATCGAAGGAGTTGTTAAAGCAAGAAATCAAGAAATAAGGGGAAAAAGGCGCAAAGATACTGTGATAGACCTTGACGATAATTCTGAGCTTTTCGCAACAGTAGATAGACTCTACAAACTGTACCCAAAAATTGCTCCGGAAACAATTAAGCGAATTAGTACGTATATCCGAAACAATCCAGACGAATTCGTATTGCTGGAGGACTAA
- a CDS encoding PAS domain-containing protein, translating to MNKEELVALLDSIVEPIVFVDTRHIIRYVNKSAKDKHAKKGYMNLVGSSIFQCHNERSNEIILDTFKMLQKGEDEKVIYMNSAKQRVFMRAVRDSDGKLIGYYERVEKD from the coding sequence ATGAACAAAGAAGAGCTAGTGGCTTTACTGGATAGTATCGTCGAACCTATCGTCTTTGTAGATACTCGGCATATAATCCGATATGTCAACAAGTCTGCTAAAGATAAGCACGCCAAAAAGGGCTACATGAACCTCGTTGGCAGCTCAATTTTTCAATGCCATAATGAAAGATCTAATGAGATAATATTAGACACATTTAAAATGTTGCAAAAAGGAGAAGACGAAAAAGTCATTTACATGAATAGCGCTAAACAAAGGGTCTTTATGCGCGCTGTCCGCGACAGCGACGGAAAACTCATCGGATACTATGAACGTGTAGAAAAAGACTAA
- a CDS encoding HAD family hydrolase — protein sequence MKFEGVIFDLDGTLVDSLEDIADSMNSVLQGCGFPSHDLRSYKRFIGNGIKNLVSEALPETFRTEELIDKCYNFMVEKYRYNFVNKTRPYDGIAEMLTELTARKIILTVFSNKADELTKKVVKALLPSWKFEAIIGSSNDIPRKPNPFGALLISRQLSIAPENLIYVGDSDLDMQTANSAGMYAVGALWGYRTKEELVSNGAQYLLYRPLDLIKLL from the coding sequence ATGAAGTTCGAAGGAGTTATTTTTGATTTGGATGGAACACTCGTTGATTCACTTGAAGATATCGCGGATTCAATGAATAGTGTTCTCCAGGGATGCGGTTTTCCATCTCATGATCTTCGGAGTTATAAGCGATTTATCGGTAACGGGATAAAAAACCTCGTGAGTGAAGCACTACCTGAAACTTTTAGAACGGAAGAATTGATTGATAAGTGTTACAATTTTATGGTGGAAAAATATCGTTATAATTTCGTTAACAAGACACGGCCTTATGACGGGATTGCCGAAATGCTCACTGAACTGACCGCGCGCAAGATAATATTAACGGTATTTTCCAATAAGGCTGATGAATTAACTAAGAAAGTTGTAAAAGCTCTATTGCCAAGTTGGAAATTTGAAGCGATAATTGGCTCAAGTAATGATATTCCCAGAAAACCAAATCCCTTCGGTGCCTTGTTAATAAGCCGGCAATTAAGTATTGCCCCGGAGAACCTAATTTATGTGGGTGATTCAGATCTCGATATGCAGACTGCCAATAGCGCCGGAATGTATGCGGTTGGGGCTTTATGGGGTTACCGGACAAAGGAAGAATTGGTTTCAAACGGCGCACAGTATTTGTTGTACCGTCCATTGGACTTAATTAAATTATTATAA
- a CDS encoding GNAT family N-acetyltransferase, translating into MIRPCHDKDFQTVYSIINDAAQAYKGVIPADRWKEPYMSKNELMREMDKGVVFWGYEADIGLVGVMGIQHIQDVTLIRHAYVRTDSRNQGIGGELLSFLRKQTNRPILIGTWSDAVWAIRFYEKHGFRLVTPDEKERLLKKYWSIPERQIETSVVLAEEESQFQ; encoded by the coding sequence ATGATCCGCCCATGCCATGACAAGGATTTCCAGACGGTATATTCCATCATTAATGATGCCGCACAGGCATATAAAGGGGTCATCCCTGCGGACCGTTGGAAAGAACCTTATATGTCAAAAAATGAACTTATGCGTGAAATGGATAAGGGCGTTGTTTTCTGGGGGTATGAAGCGGATATCGGATTAGTCGGTGTAATGGGTATCCAACATATACAAGATGTGACCCTCATCAGGCATGCTTATGTGCGCACCGACAGTCGCAATCAGGGTATCGGGGGGGAATTGTTGTCTTTTCTCCGCAAGCAAACCAATCGCCCAATCCTAATCGGCACCTGGTCTGATGCCGTTTGGGCAATCCGTTTCTACGAGAAACATGGTTTCCGGTTGGTTACTCCGGATGAAAAGGAACGGTTGCTAAAGAAATACTGGTCAATCCCTGAGCGTCAAATCGAAACCTCCGTGGTTCTAGCGGAGGAAGAAAGTCAATTTCAATAA
- a CDS encoding helix-turn-helix transcriptional regulator — MTLASISERFCLSGYRFNRLFRVVVGKSLKQYILGRKLTRALDRLTMTGDSIIDIAYDFGFKYPEVFSRAFKKQFGVSPATYRVEKNKVDVVEKAVIIDRNIANYQGILALKGTSVYIEELYLEGLYVDVDINAEDFEMLMKSTGESFLSKSQNIEHLGHDKLYSVVNCHGDDSGIYTVFFGKKAIRDTGKNRFDVRRVPGGWYAYFVYHGDMFDIRSIFVDDLFRWLKVREMELCSNGVGMLSIYGKDYLQSQDVRILVPINRPNDSNKCHEARR; from the coding sequence ATGACACTTGCCAGTATATCCGAACGGTTTTGTCTGTCGGGGTATCGCTTTAACAGATTATTCAGGGTAGTTGTGGGAAAAAGCTTGAAGCAGTATATTCTTGGCCGAAAGCTGACACGGGCGCTGGATAGATTGACCATGACCGGTGATTCCATAATTGATATTGCTTATGATTTCGGTTTTAAGTACCCGGAGGTCTTTAGCCGGGCGTTTAAAAAGCAGTTTGGAGTATCTCCGGCCACCTACCGGGTCGAAAAAAACAAGGTGGACGTTGTTGAGAAGGCTGTAATAATAGATCGTAATATCGCTAATTATCAGGGTATACTGGCGCTCAAAGGAACCAGTGTTTATATTGAAGAGCTTTATTTAGAAGGACTATATGTTGATGTTGATATAAACGCCGAAGATTTCGAAATGTTAATGAAATCCACTGGCGAAAGTTTTCTCTCTAAATCTCAAAACATAGAACACCTGGGACACGATAAGCTTTACAGCGTTGTGAATTGCCACGGGGATGACAGCGGCATATACACTGTATTTTTTGGTAAAAAGGCCATTAGAGATACCGGTAAGAATAGGTTTGATGTGCGCCGTGTTCCGGGGGGCTGGTATGCGTATTTTGTATATCACGGAGATATGTTTGATATTCGTTCCATTTTCGTTGATGACCTTTTTCGCTGGCTCAAGGTAAGGGAAATGGAACTCTGTTCAAATGGGGTTGGCATGCTCAGTATTTACGGTAAAGATTATCTTCAAAGCCAGGATGTCCGGATTCTTGTCCCCATAAATCGCCCGAATGACAGCAATAAATGTCATGAAGCACGGAGATGA
- a CDS encoding SDR family NAD(P)-dependent oxidoreductase — MKSLKGKVAVVTGASRGVGKGIALGLAEYGATIYVTGRTEKDDMLLDFLKGTTIYQTADDVNQMGGVGIAHKCDHSKDEDVERLFERVMNEQGKLDILVNSAWAGGSKHVLGGYFFNTPFWKQPVSLWDDNFNVGVRSNYIAIRFAAEIMTKQKSGLIVNISFYGGRRYFNNVSYGVSKAAVDKLSADTAYELKEYGVAVFSLYPGSVRTEGMAEVAKYDHSLNINDMESPQFVGRCVAALGK; from the coding sequence ATGAAAAGTCTGAAAGGCAAGGTTGCTGTTGTAACGGGCGCAAGTAGAGGTGTGGGAAAAGGAATTGCTTTAGGATTGGCGGAGTATGGTGCGACGATTTATGTCACAGGCCGTACTGAAAAAGACGACATGTTGCTTGACTTTCTTAAAGGAACAACAATTTATCAAACTGCTGATGATGTTAATCAAATGGGCGGTGTGGGTATAGCCCATAAATGCGATCATAGTAAAGATGAAGATGTGGAGAGACTTTTTGAAAGGGTGATGAATGAGCAAGGCAAGCTGGACATTCTCGTTAACAGTGCTTGGGCTGGAGGGAGTAAGCACGTTCTGGGGGGGTATTTCTTTAATACGCCTTTTTGGAAACAGCCGGTCTCTTTATGGGATGACAATTTCAATGTTGGAGTAAGGTCTAATTATATCGCTATCAGATTTGCGGCGGAGATTATGACAAAACAAAAAAGCGGCTTGATCGTAAATATATCGTTTTATGGTGGAAGGCGTTATTTTAATAACGTATCGTATGGAGTGAGCAAAGCCGCAGTTGATAAATTATCGGCTGACACTGCGTACGAATTAAAAGAGTACGGCGTCGCAGTGTTCTCATTATATCCGGGTTCGGTTAGGACAGAAGGTATGGCCGAAGTGGCAAAGTATGATCATTCGCTTAATATAAATGATATGGAATCTCCGCAGTTTGTCGGCAGATGTGTTGCTGCATTGGGCAAATGA
- the lysA gene encoding diaminopimelate decarboxylase translates to MPVKNVPLSKEQLSQIITRYPTPFHIYDEAAIRANARKLLTEFDWAPGFKEYFAVKATPNPYILKILYEEGLGADCSSLAELILAEKSGILGEEIMFSSNNTPAQEYRLARKLGAVINLDDITHIEYLEEHAGLPELISFRYNPGPLRSGGNSIIGNPEESKYGLTRRQLMDAYRIVEAKGVKRCGLHTMIISNELDPNFFIETASMMFDLVVEIYRSLGIRMEMVNFGGGIGIPYRPGEKAVDLSYLSNGIRQVYEEKIVSNGLHPLKLTMESGRMITGPYGYLVSTVLHKKEIYKNYVGLDASMADLMRPGMYGAYHHITVAGKEDLPHDHIYDVTGSLCENNDKFAIDRELPAIEIGDILIIHDTGAHGHAMGFNYNGKLRPAELLLRTDGSVKMIRRAETVEDYFATLDFSGL, encoded by the coding sequence ATGCCAGTAAAAAATGTACCCCTTTCCAAGGAACAGCTAAGCCAGATTATTACACGATATCCAACCCCTTTTCACATATACGATGAAGCGGCTATCCGGGCCAATGCACGTAAATTGCTGACGGAATTCGACTGGGCCCCGGGTTTTAAGGAGTATTTCGCCGTAAAAGCCACACCCAACCCGTATATCTTAAAGATCTTATACGAGGAAGGCCTTGGCGCCGATTGCAGTTCCCTGGCAGAGTTGATCCTGGCAGAAAAATCCGGCATTCTTGGCGAGGAAATCATGTTTTCCTCAAACAATACACCGGCTCAAGAATACCGTTTGGCCAGGAAACTCGGCGCGGTAATTAACCTTGACGATATCACACACATTGAATACCTGGAGGAGCATGCTGGCTTGCCGGAACTAATATCCTTCCGTTATAATCCCGGGCCCCTCCGGTCCGGCGGCAACTCCATCATCGGCAATCCCGAGGAATCTAAATACGGCCTCACCCGGCGGCAGCTTATGGATGCTTACAGGATCGTTGAGGCCAAAGGAGTCAAGCGTTGCGGGCTGCACACCATGATTATTTCGAATGAATTAGATCCCAACTTTTTTATTGAAACTGCCAGCATGATGTTTGATCTGGTCGTGGAAATATATCGTTCACTAGGCATTCGCATGGAAATGGTGAACTTCGGCGGTGGCATCGGCATACCGTACCGTCCGGGGGAAAAGGCAGTTGACTTGTCCTATTTAAGCAACGGCATAAGACAGGTTTACGAGGAAAAGATCGTTTCCAACGGCCTGCATCCTTTGAAGCTAACCATGGAAAGCGGCCGGATGATTACCGGGCCTTACGGGTACCTGGTTTCTACAGTATTGCACAAAAAGGAGATTTATAAAAATTACGTCGGGCTGGACGCCAGCATGGCCGACCTCATGCGACCCGGCATGTACGGCGCGTATCACCACATCACGGTAGCCGGCAAAGAGGACCTGCCGCATGACCATATTTATGACGTTACCGGCTCATTATGTGAAAATAACGATAAATTTGCTATTGACCGCGAGTTGCCGGCGATTGAGATCGGTGATATCCTGATCATTCACGACACCGGCGCCCACGGGCACGCTATGGGATTCAACTACAACGGCAAGCTGCGGCCGGCTGAGCTATTACTGCGAACCGACGGAAGCGTGAAAATGATCCGGCGGGCCGAAACGGTCGAGGATTACTTCGCCACCCTTGATTTTTCCGGGCTATAA
- the corA gene encoding magnesium/cobalt transporter CorA — protein MYKSIGKISKKAGLSPGSLIYIGEERNEKTKITLFNYDEQSFQEKQIETVDECLSFKDSPAVTWINIDGLHQVEIVENIGQCFGLHPLLLEDILDTGHRPKMEDYGEYVHVILKMLFFDENSNNVVTEQISIILGSHYVLSFQEREGEIFNQLKERIRSGLGRVRKMGADYLFYALIDSIVDSYFVVLEKLGEKIELLEERLVTNPSPVTLKAIHKLKTGMIFLSKSVWPLREVISGLERGETPLIKEPTGIYLRDVYDHTIQVIDTLETYRDMITGMLDIYLTSINNKISEIMKVLTVITTIFIPLTFIAGVYGMNFEYMPELQWRWGYPAVLSVMIIIGVLMGFYFKRRKWL, from the coding sequence GTGTATAAAAGCATTGGTAAAATTTCAAAAAAAGCAGGTCTTAGTCCAGGTTCTCTAATCTATATCGGGGAGGAAAGAAATGAAAAAACAAAGATAACGTTGTTTAATTATGATGAGCAGAGTTTTCAGGAGAAACAGATTGAGACAGTTGACGAGTGTCTTTCATTCAAAGATAGTCCGGCTGTGACGTGGATCAATATCGACGGTTTACATCAGGTTGAGATTGTAGAAAATATAGGTCAATGTTTTGGACTTCACCCGCTGCTTTTGGAGGATATTTTAGATACCGGTCACCGTCCAAAGATGGAGGACTATGGCGAATATGTCCATGTTATTCTGAAGATGTTGTTTTTTGATGAAAACAGTAATAACGTGGTTACAGAACAGATAAGTATAATACTTGGTTCACATTATGTCCTTTCTTTCCAGGAAAGAGAAGGAGAAATTTTTAATCAGCTCAAGGAACGTATCAGGAGCGGATTAGGCCGCGTAAGAAAAATGGGGGCTGATTATCTTTTTTATGCCTTGATAGACTCAATTGTCGACAGCTATTTTGTGGTCTTGGAAAAACTGGGGGAAAAAATTGAGTTGCTGGAAGAAAGGCTGGTGACGAATCCGTCACCTGTAACTTTAAAAGCAATCCATAAATTAAAAACCGGCATGATATTTCTCAGCAAGTCGGTCTGGCCTTTGAGAGAGGTCATCAGCGGGCTGGAAAGGGGCGAAACACCGCTGATTAAGGAACCCACCGGAATTTATCTCAGGGATGTTTACGATCATACGATTCAGGTGATCGACACTTTAGAAACATACCGGGACATGATTACCGGGATGTTGGACATCTATCTTACGAGCATCAATAATAAAATCAGCGAGATAATGAAAGTCTTAACGGTTATTACTACAATATTTATTCCCCTCACTTTCATAGCGGGTGTGTATGGAATGAATTTCGAATACATGCCTGAGTTACAGTGGCGTTGGGGCTATCCCGCGGTTTTGTCGGTCATGATTATTATTGGAGTATTGATGGGGTTTTATTTTAAGAGAAGAAAATGGCTGTAA